One segment of Anatilimnocola aggregata DNA contains the following:
- a CDS encoding LamG-like jellyroll fold domain-containing protein, which yields MSNELEPSQLDELRTLFAASSNELLTDEQHARLQEMLTHNAEARHLWFLHCDNELGLAEWAAQSAAEAGSETVPLATRHKRSVEVSLKHVAIIVAALLLIGVAIRLAWRAPAESAEQGVALLAHAAQVEWTSEADSRATGSLLQPGWLRLKSGAVLVEFYDGARLVVEGPAELQLISASESLLKSGRINAHVPQQARGFTVRTSSCEVVDRGTDFGLTVVETSSGAATAEVHVFEGLVEVQANDVATTARALNTGEAVRLEREQLVAIEADRSAFLMEAELVQLEADADRKRFDDWRAVSAALSADPAIVLHYSIEDGQGATLIDQQSNEAARSNGSIVGCEWVTGRWASKLALRFHRSSDRVRILAEQPLQQITLLAWVRVDAMSSGMTSLMAVEAERVGAMNWLITERGQLRMEVGRDLGRRKLDWEAVNSYPVVTSDLYGQWLMLATTFDGSTIRHFINGRACGHGASFKPPSLQIGMAEVGNGRAAAMRHLNGALDEFAIVGRVMSENELHAYFEHGRP from the coding sequence ATGAGCAACGAACTCGAACCTTCGCAGCTTGATGAATTGCGGACGCTGTTCGCAGCCTCGAGCAATGAACTGCTGACCGACGAGCAGCACGCGCGACTGCAGGAAATGTTGACTCACAACGCCGAAGCTCGGCATTTGTGGTTTCTACATTGTGATAATGAACTCGGGCTCGCAGAATGGGCGGCTCAATCGGCGGCGGAAGCAGGGTCAGAAACCGTGCCGCTCGCGACGCGTCACAAACGGTCAGTGGAAGTGTCGTTGAAGCATGTCGCGATCATTGTGGCCGCCCTGCTGTTGATCGGAGTTGCGATCCGACTCGCTTGGCGTGCTCCGGCAGAATCGGCTGAGCAAGGAGTCGCGCTGTTGGCTCATGCGGCTCAGGTTGAGTGGACTTCGGAGGCAGACTCGAGAGCGACTGGCTCACTGTTGCAGCCCGGTTGGTTGCGGCTCAAGTCGGGAGCGGTGCTCGTTGAGTTCTATGACGGTGCGCGACTGGTCGTCGAAGGCCCGGCTGAACTGCAACTGATCTCGGCCAGCGAGAGTCTGTTGAAGTCAGGCCGCATTAATGCGCATGTCCCGCAACAGGCTCGCGGCTTCACGGTGAGAACTTCTTCGTGCGAGGTCGTCGATCGCGGAACGGATTTTGGATTGACGGTTGTCGAGACTTCGAGCGGTGCGGCGACGGCAGAAGTACATGTGTTCGAGGGGCTCGTCGAAGTTCAGGCGAACGACGTTGCGACCACCGCTCGCGCATTGAATACCGGTGAAGCGGTGCGGCTCGAACGTGAGCAGCTCGTCGCGATCGAGGCCGATCGTTCGGCCTTCTTGATGGAAGCCGAGCTTGTGCAGCTCGAAGCCGATGCCGACCGAAAGCGGTTCGATGACTGGCGAGCAGTGAGCGCCGCGCTCAGCGCCGATCCGGCGATCGTCTTGCATTACTCGATTGAAGACGGGCAGGGCGCGACGTTGATCGATCAGCAGAGCAACGAAGCCGCGCGATCGAACGGCAGCATTGTTGGCTGTGAGTGGGTCACTGGGCGCTGGGCATCAAAGCTGGCATTGCGGTTTCATCGGTCGTCCGATCGCGTGCGAATTCTGGCTGAGCAACCGTTGCAGCAGATCACATTGCTGGCATGGGTGCGAGTCGATGCGATGTCGTCGGGAATGACGTCGCTAATGGCCGTTGAAGCGGAGCGAGTCGGTGCCATGAACTGGCTCATCACCGAACGCGGGCAATTGCGAATGGAAGTCGGTCGCGACCTCGGGCGTCGCAAGCTCGATTGGGAAGCCGTCAACAGCTATCCCGTTGTGACGAGCGATCTGTACGGCCAATGGCTGATGCTCGCAACGACGTTCGATGGTTCGACGATCCGACACTTCATCAACGGTCGAGCGTGCGGTCACGGGGCCTCTTTCAAACCGCCGTCGCTGCAGATTGGCATGGCGGAAGTCGGCAACGGCCGAGCTGCCGCGATGCGGCACTTGAACGGTGCGCTCGATGAGTTCGCGATCGTCGGCAGAGTGATGAGCGAAAACGAATTGCATGCGTACTTTGAACACGGCAGGCCGTGA
- a CDS encoding di-heme oxidoredictase family protein, translating into MSFFAVIRRVLLIGCMGAVIVTIAQADELLLVAGGGKGSDGGSAIGAAMGQPFGMAIDAAGNLFIADFSEHRVRKVDTKGVITTVGGTGEKGFSGDGGPAVDGQFNAMHDLVLDRERNIYIADSSNLRVRKIEAKTGILSTVAGNGEKGVRGDGGPGAEASLDGVASLFFAPDYTKLYLGGFSGVVRVLDMKSGVIDTVKGLPGGRSIAVDSKGNIYVAGGSTLRILRPDGTIEVLVDKKKAQPGEVTIGDNTKHLGFDADENVFIADDFGHAIKKYVVAEKKVILIAGTGERGTAGVGGPPLVAQLDGPHGVYFHPPTNTLYIGDSRNKRVLKLVTEKSPTSPTANQTVVPLFDLKTEREPATVVETADAIITQIGDRVRGRHAREAKFRAYDEYNTFYWEYRTIGIEIVDRVAKGGDDVTFNITSLWPLNTPDFRAFYVGKNTVAEYAHNVDSKQIDDTHYTAIVKSNSRERRPLRMGDVIEFEFSPFLVKPPRGRANYYGSAIVYVVGRGVVPWYGVGEWLDPEPLPETAWLGGHTTLPYQYSDEPNHRLKQMATNIAPRNAQPFMLGRRLHHTDFGTGAHSEKGNPQYEEQAGKLGPQFVATSCIACHVNNGRALPPETGKQMLQSVVKVGADQNAAPHLQLGTALQPQSVSGKPEAAVQIAGYDMIAGKFADGESYELRKPRYDFSGVTPSHFSVRLTPQLVGLGLLEAIPEAEILAAADPDDADGDGISGRALTVLDPQSNVLRVGRFGYKASQPKLLHQIAGALNTDMGVTTSIFPIVDHEATESAAKGAPELADEDLDRMYRYVALLGVPARRDLDELTSKRGEKLFVEARCAKCHASSFTTSEFALLAELRSQKIQPYTDLLLHDLGAGLSDTLGDGSPSDGGATGAEWRTPPLWGIGLTAGVSGGEAYLHDGRARTLSEAILWHDGEAAAAKKAFVEMSADDRSSLIRFLKSL; encoded by the coding sequence ATGTCGTTCTTCGCAGTGATCCGCCGAGTATTACTGATCGGTTGCATGGGCGCGGTGATCGTCACGATCGCACAAGCCGACGAACTTTTACTCGTGGCCGGAGGCGGCAAGGGGTCCGACGGTGGCTCTGCGATTGGTGCAGCGATGGGGCAACCCTTTGGCATGGCGATCGACGCTGCGGGTAATCTGTTCATCGCCGACTTCTCGGAACATCGCGTTCGCAAAGTTGATACGAAAGGCGTGATCACGACGGTTGGCGGAACGGGCGAGAAAGGATTCAGCGGTGACGGCGGCCCCGCCGTAGATGGACAGTTCAACGCGATGCACGATCTCGTGCTCGACCGCGAGCGGAATATCTATATCGCCGACAGTTCCAATCTCCGCGTGCGCAAGATCGAAGCGAAGACTGGCATCTTGTCGACCGTCGCGGGCAATGGCGAAAAGGGCGTGCGCGGTGACGGTGGCCCAGGCGCTGAGGCCTCGCTCGACGGAGTCGCCAGCCTATTCTTCGCCCCTGACTACACCAAACTCTATCTGGGCGGCTTCAGCGGAGTCGTCCGCGTGCTCGATATGAAATCCGGAGTGATCGACACGGTCAAAGGTCTGCCGGGAGGTCGGAGCATTGCCGTGGATTCCAAGGGGAACATCTACGTCGCGGGAGGCAGCACGCTCCGCATTCTCAGACCTGACGGCACAATTGAAGTCCTCGTCGACAAGAAGAAGGCGCAACCAGGCGAAGTGACCATCGGCGACAACACGAAACACCTCGGCTTCGACGCTGACGAGAACGTGTTCATTGCCGATGACTTCGGCCACGCGATTAAGAAGTATGTCGTCGCTGAGAAAAAAGTGATTCTGATCGCAGGCACCGGGGAGCGAGGAACCGCAGGCGTTGGAGGACCGCCGCTTGTCGCTCAACTCGACGGCCCACACGGTGTCTACTTTCACCCGCCGACGAACACGCTCTATATCGGCGATAGCCGCAACAAACGCGTTTTAAAGCTTGTGACGGAGAAGTCCCCTACGTCTCCGACGGCGAATCAGACGGTAGTTCCGTTGTTTGATCTGAAAACGGAACGCGAGCCTGCGACGGTCGTTGAAACGGCCGACGCGATTATCACGCAAATCGGCGATCGCGTGCGTGGCCGCCACGCACGGGAAGCCAAGTTTCGTGCCTATGACGAGTACAACACGTTTTACTGGGAGTATCGCACTATCGGCATCGAGATTGTCGACCGGGTCGCCAAAGGCGGCGACGACGTTACGTTCAACATCACATCGCTGTGGCCCCTGAACACGCCCGACTTTCGCGCGTTCTACGTCGGCAAGAACACAGTCGCCGAATATGCACACAATGTCGACTCGAAGCAGATTGACGACACGCACTATACGGCCATCGTTAAGTCAAATTCCCGCGAGCGTCGTCCCTTGCGAATGGGCGATGTCATCGAATTCGAGTTTAGCCCATTTTTGGTGAAGCCGCCGCGTGGTCGCGCGAACTATTACGGCTCGGCGATCGTGTACGTCGTCGGTCGCGGCGTCGTGCCTTGGTATGGCGTAGGCGAGTGGCTCGATCCTGAGCCGTTGCCGGAAACGGCGTGGCTGGGTGGCCACACGACGTTGCCCTATCAATACTCCGACGAGCCAAATCATCGGCTCAAGCAAATGGCGACAAACATCGCTCCGCGCAACGCGCAGCCTTTCATGCTTGGCCGACGCCTCCATCACACCGACTTCGGCACTGGGGCTCATTCAGAGAAAGGCAATCCGCAGTACGAAGAACAAGCTGGCAAACTTGGTCCACAATTCGTGGCAACGAGTTGCATCGCCTGCCATGTCAACAACGGCCGCGCGCTGCCGCCGGAGACCGGCAAGCAGATGTTGCAAAGCGTGGTGAAGGTTGGTGCAGATCAAAATGCCGCTCCCCACTTGCAGCTCGGCACCGCCTTGCAACCGCAGTCGGTCTCCGGCAAGCCGGAGGCAGCAGTTCAAATCGCGGGTTACGACATGATCGCAGGAAAATTCGCCGACGGCGAATCGTATGAACTGCGCAAACCCAGGTACGACTTCTCAGGCGTGACGCCCTCGCATTTCTCCGTGCGGCTGACGCCGCAACTCGTCGGCCTCGGCCTGCTGGAAGCGATTCCCGAAGCCGAAATTCTTGCGGCCGCCGATCCCGACGATGCCGATGGCGACGGCATTTCAGGCCGTGCGCTAACTGTGCTCGATCCACAGTCGAACGTGCTACGCGTCGGTCGGTTCGGTTACAAGGCGAGTCAGCCGAAGCTGCTTCATCAGATCGCCGGTGCTCTCAACACCGATATGGGCGTGACGACGTCGATATTCCCGATTGTCGATCACGAGGCGACCGAGTCGGCGGCAAAGGGCGCTCCGGAATTGGCCGACGAAGATTTGGACCGGATGTATCGCTACGTCGCGTTGTTGGGCGTTCCGGCGCGGCGCGATCTCGACGAACTAACGTCCAAGCGCGGCGAGAAACTGTTTGTCGAAGCCCGCTGTGCCAAGTGCCATGCGTCGTCGTTTACGACCAGCGAATTTGCTTTACTGGCCGAACTTCGCAGTCAGAAGATTCAACCATACACCGACCTGTTGTTGCACGATCTCGGAGCCGGTCTGTCTGATACTCTCGGCGATGGTTCACCCTCAGATGGAGGCGCGACGGGAGCCGAATGGCGTACGCCGCCGCTCTGGGGTATCGGCCTGACGGCCGGTGTCAGCGGAGGCGAGGCCTATCTGCACGATGGCCGAGCCCGAACGTTGAGTGAAGCGATTCTCTGGCACGACGGGGAGGCTGCGGCAGCGAAGAAAGCATTCGTGGAAATGTCCGCCGACGACCGCTCTTCGCTCATCCGATTTCTCAAATCACTCTAG
- a CDS encoding calcium-binding protein encodes MSQQRSRRTRCAQPAPKRSQRPFHFETLEGRDLMAALHTGTQVNDLPNASIFEAQTTANVAASPNSNIYVSYGGSSGVRVATSSDRGEHFAKSVRLSTANASSVAVAVSGDEDVFVSWNVGSNLYLARSANDGLSFSAPKLVTNSFYNGLTMTVEGNNVYLGDSSGYRIYTNTTDGVGAFVVTTRSPEAFGHLLADPSNGDVYQVTDNPTLIAGVSTNHAATFIDIPLSGGSIYYSNVASSFGELGKYAFVAGGAYDPSVADDAFRIDLETGDAVPLVVGEITNSQGRDLAADQLGNVVDSYYHDGEIRYRVSQDLGTTFGSEITVATAASSNVAINEAFQDVVVLYQVGGNLFVSTFANELLTQFDFGDAPLSYGTTLATNGARHATSSLFLGAAVDIDTDGQPSVAADGDNTHGVNDEDGVILPATFTSGQTTTITVNASAAGKLDGWIDLNRNGKFDVTEKIFNSVSVAAGNNELTLTVPFANVNGVIGESFARFRVSSAGGLTATGYAPDGEVEDYAVNLLGGGLVQVLPAGESHQNALTINGTGGSDAIAVQFVPGSTTQVRVVAFGKVQGPFALSSFDRIDIQGYAGNDAISIAREITKPATIRAGAGNDSVVSGSGDDLIFGEAGVDSLVGGAGTDVILGGGGNDTLVGGLGRDLLIGGNGVDSLNGQEGDDILIGGNTTHDENQQMLQTIAQAWAANASFDTRRTTLAANLNVNTVLNDGAKDKLSGNADRDWMLDFALLDLYLDFNANNTTGDRKN; translated from the coding sequence ATGTCCCAACAACGTTCCCGCCGTACGCGCTGTGCGCAACCCGCCCCAAAACGTAGCCAACGTCCGTTTCATTTCGAAACGCTCGAAGGGCGCGACTTAATGGCCGCCCTGCACACGGGCACGCAAGTGAACGATCTGCCGAATGCGAGCATCTTTGAGGCGCAAACGACGGCCAACGTCGCGGCCTCGCCGAACAGCAATATTTATGTCTCGTATGGTGGTAGCAGCGGCGTGCGAGTTGCGACCAGCAGCGATCGAGGCGAGCACTTTGCCAAGAGCGTGCGACTGTCGACTGCCAACGCATCAAGCGTCGCAGTCGCGGTCAGTGGCGATGAAGACGTGTTCGTCAGTTGGAACGTTGGTTCGAACCTCTATCTGGCCCGCAGCGCGAACGATGGGCTTTCGTTTAGCGCGCCCAAGCTCGTGACGAACAGCTTCTACAACGGCCTGACAATGACCGTTGAGGGGAACAACGTTTACCTCGGTGATTCGAGTGGATATCGAATTTACACCAACACCACCGATGGCGTGGGAGCTTTTGTGGTCACCACGCGTTCGCCCGAAGCCTTCGGTCATTTGCTCGCGGATCCGAGCAACGGCGACGTCTATCAAGTTACCGATAACCCCACCCTCATCGCCGGGGTGAGCACCAATCATGCAGCCACATTCATCGATATTCCGTTATCCGGCGGGAGCATCTATTACAGCAACGTGGCAAGTTCGTTCGGCGAGCTGGGCAAATATGCCTTTGTGGCCGGCGGTGCGTATGACCCCAGCGTCGCCGATGATGCCTTTCGCATCGACCTGGAAACCGGCGACGCAGTCCCCTTGGTGGTTGGTGAAATCACGAACTCCCAAGGTCGCGATTTGGCCGCGGACCAACTGGGCAACGTCGTCGACAGTTATTATCACGATGGCGAGATTCGCTATCGCGTCAGTCAGGATCTGGGCACTACATTCGGCAGTGAAATCACGGTCGCGACGGCCGCCAGTTCCAATGTCGCGATTAACGAAGCGTTTCAAGACGTTGTCGTGCTGTACCAGGTCGGCGGGAACTTATTTGTCAGCACGTTTGCCAACGAATTGCTGACGCAGTTCGATTTTGGCGATGCTCCGCTCAGCTACGGAACGACGCTAGCCACCAACGGCGCACGGCATGCCACCAGTTCGTTGTTTCTCGGGGCTGCCGTTGATATCGATACTGATGGACAACCCTCAGTTGCCGCAGATGGTGACAACACGCACGGCGTGAACGACGAAGACGGCGTGATCTTGCCGGCGACTTTTACCAGCGGACAAACGACCACGATCACGGTAAATGCGTCAGCAGCAGGCAAGCTCGATGGCTGGATCGATTTGAATCGAAATGGCAAGTTCGACGTGACTGAGAAGATCTTCAACAGCGTGAGTGTGGCCGCTGGCAACAACGAACTCACTCTCACGGTTCCGTTCGCCAATGTGAACGGTGTGATCGGAGAGTCCTTTGCTCGCTTCCGCGTCAGTTCTGCCGGCGGGTTGACGGCCACCGGTTATGCACCCGATGGCGAAGTCGAAGACTACGCCGTCAATCTTTTGGGCGGCGGCTTGGTGCAGGTTCTTCCGGCCGGCGAGTCCCACCAAAACGCACTCACGATCAACGGCACGGGTGGCAGTGACGCCATCGCCGTGCAATTCGTGCCGGGTTCCACGACACAGGTCCGCGTGGTCGCGTTTGGCAAAGTGCAGGGGCCGTTCGCACTCAGTTCGTTCGATCGCATCGACATTCAAGGCTACGCCGGCAACGATGCTATTTCGATTGCCAGGGAAATCACCAAGCCCGCGACGATTCGCGCAGGTGCAGGGAACGATAGCGTGGTATCCGGTAGTGGCGACGACTTGATCTTTGGCGAAGCGGGGGTAGACAGCCTGGTGGGCGGAGCCGGCACCGATGTGATTCTCGGCGGCGGAGGGAATGACACGCTCGTCGGCGGACTGGGCCGCGATCTGCTGATTGGCGGCAATGGCGTTGATAGCTTGAATGGTCAAGAAGGCGACGACATTCTTATCGGCGGCAACACCACGCATGATGAGAACCAACAGATGTTGCAGACCATCGCCCAAGCGTGGGCGGCGAATGCATCGTTCGACACACGCCGCACGACCTTAGCTGCGAATTTGAACGTGAACACCGTGTTGAACGATGGTGCCAAGGACAAGCTCTCCGGCAACGCCGATCGTGATTGGATGCTCGACTTCGCGTTGCTCGATCTGTATCTCGACTTCAACGCGAACAACACCACGGGTGATCGCAAGAATTAG
- a CDS encoding sigma-70 family RNA polymerase sigma factor: protein MATITTNSEQPVNDERHELFVSLLTAAHRRLLAYLMPLLRNRHDAEDVLQRASLTMWRRFDSFETGSDFLAWASTVAFYEAKNFQRVAARSRLQFHDELLQTLAEERLVELDRADERREALQGCLQKLDEPQRQLIAAAYCENSDLIGLAQQLGRAPQTIYNKLNTIRRLLADCVTRRLAEEAS, encoded by the coding sequence ATGGCAACGATAACCACCAACTCCGAACAGCCTGTCAATGACGAACGGCATGAGCTGTTTGTTTCGCTGTTGACGGCTGCGCATCGGCGGTTGCTCGCGTACCTTATGCCGTTGCTGAGGAATCGGCATGACGCGGAGGACGTGTTGCAGCGGGCGAGTCTCACGATGTGGCGGCGGTTTGATTCGTTTGAGACTGGGTCGGACTTCCTTGCTTGGGCCAGCACTGTGGCGTTCTACGAGGCAAAGAATTTTCAGCGGGTCGCGGCTCGGTCGCGATTGCAGTTTCATGACGAACTGCTGCAAACCTTGGCTGAGGAACGATTGGTTGAACTTGATCGTGCGGACGAACGACGCGAGGCGCTTCAGGGGTGCTTGCAGAAGCTTGATGAGCCGCAGAGGCAATTGATTGCGGCGGCGTATTGCGAGAACAGCGATTTGATTGGGCTCGCTCAGCAGCTCGGTCGTGCTCCGCAGACGATCTACAACAAGCTAAATACCATTCGACGATTGCTCGCAGATTGCGTCACGCGACGATTGGCGGAGGAGGCGTCATGA
- a CDS encoding SPFH domain-containing protein, which yields MFFFLVLLGVVAIGFKLLLLTWLALRFIPNNCVGVVEKLWSASGSVPEGGIMALEGEAGYHADLLRGGIHFGLWRWQYRVHVCPLVIVPQGKIGYVYARDGQPLPPSQTLGRVVDCNYFQDARSFLKPATIQRENGKEPEPRQVGQRGRQLAILREGVYAINPALFIVITEDAVYTLHRLISTWEMQNVSTWQRALVNVDGFKPVVIGQPMQANDPLHPEQHHVVDSIGIVTVHDGASLASGEIIAPEVGSEVGDAAYHNNFQDAQRFLNGGGRRGRQYQPLTDGTYFINRWFASVEQIPKTVVPIGYVGVVVSYYGRAGSDLSGEAFRHGERVTEGERGVWERPYGPGKYAFNTYAGNIVLVPTTNFVLHWVTGRSETHRYDDSLRSIDLVTRDAYEPRLPLSVVVHIDYQRAPNVIQRFGDVKKLITQTLDPLLSAYFRDIAHKKTMLELLHDRDAIQAEARAELRRRFHEFDIECVDVLIGKPDTEEQGGKIESLLEQLRTRQLSIEQLETYQRQREASDKRRELAEAQAQADMQTSLTNARVKAQIAESEGEADLQRARKQADKQIVMAEAQLTQSRLTAEQTLVLAEADSQQAIMQGRGEAQRIMQMGISEAAVLTQKVASYGDPRLFVLAHVGAALSKSTQPLVPERVFLSGVPGNGDAHSENGVAAGNCQPAMTGLVGMILQSLLAERSSFADREGPDLAAIKELATQLTRETLQSMNNSLPGNGLAAESNAIIAK from the coding sequence ATGTTCTTTTTCTTGGTGTTGCTCGGTGTTGTCGCAATTGGATTCAAGCTGCTGTTGCTGACCTGGTTGGCCCTGCGTTTCATTCCGAATAATTGCGTGGGAGTTGTCGAAAAGCTCTGGTCCGCCAGCGGCTCGGTGCCCGAAGGTGGCATCATGGCGCTCGAGGGGGAAGCCGGCTATCATGCGGACCTGCTCCGCGGTGGTATTCACTTTGGCCTGTGGCGCTGGCAGTACCGCGTGCACGTTTGCCCGCTCGTCATCGTGCCCCAGGGCAAGATCGGCTATGTGTACGCCCGTGATGGCCAACCCTTACCGCCGAGCCAAACGCTGGGCCGCGTTGTCGATTGCAATTACTTTCAGGACGCTCGTTCGTTCTTGAAACCCGCGACGATTCAGCGTGAAAACGGCAAGGAACCCGAGCCGCGGCAAGTCGGCCAGCGCGGTCGCCAGTTGGCGATCCTGCGCGAAGGCGTATATGCCATCAATCCGGCATTGTTCATCGTAATCACCGAAGACGCGGTGTACACGCTACACCGCTTGATCAGCACTTGGGAAATGCAGAACGTCTCGACCTGGCAACGGGCGCTCGTTAACGTTGACGGCTTCAAACCCGTTGTGATCGGGCAGCCGATGCAGGCCAATGATCCGCTGCATCCCGAGCAGCATCATGTTGTCGACAGCATTGGCATCGTGACGGTTCATGATGGTGCGTCGCTCGCCTCGGGTGAAATCATCGCTCCCGAAGTCGGTAGCGAAGTAGGCGACGCGGCCTATCACAACAACTTCCAGGATGCCCAGCGATTCCTGAATGGCGGCGGTCGTCGCGGGCGGCAATATCAGCCCTTGACGGATGGCACGTACTTCATCAACCGTTGGTTCGCCAGCGTCGAGCAGATTCCCAAGACGGTCGTCCCGATCGGCTACGTGGGCGTCGTCGTCAGTTACTATGGTCGCGCAGGTAGCGATCTTTCCGGCGAAGCGTTTCGCCACGGCGAACGCGTGACCGAGGGCGAACGGGGCGTGTGGGAACGCCCCTATGGGCCAGGCAAGTACGCGTTTAATACCTATGCAGGAAACATCGTGCTCGTGCCGACGACGAACTTCGTTCTGCACTGGGTGACCGGGCGGAGTGAGACACATCGCTACGACGACTCCCTCCGTTCGATCGACCTGGTCACCCGCGACGCGTATGAGCCGCGTTTGCCCTTAAGTGTGGTCGTGCATATCGACTATCAGCGAGCTCCGAACGTCATCCAGCGATTCGGTGACGTGAAGAAGTTAATCACGCAGACGCTTGATCCGCTGCTGAGTGCGTATTTTCGCGACATCGCCCATAAGAAGACGATGTTGGAACTGCTGCATGATCGCGATGCCATTCAAGCGGAAGCGCGGGCGGAGTTGCGACGCCGTTTCCATGAGTTCGACATCGAATGCGTCGACGTCTTGATCGGCAAGCCCGACACCGAGGAACAGGGAGGGAAGATCGAATCGTTGCTGGAACAACTTCGGACGCGGCAACTCTCGATCGAACAATTGGAAACGTATCAGCGGCAGCGCGAGGCCTCAGACAAACGGCGTGAATTAGCCGAAGCGCAAGCCCAGGCCGATATGCAAACCAGTTTGACCAATGCCCGCGTGAAGGCCCAAATCGCCGAAAGCGAAGGGGAGGCCGACTTGCAACGGGCGCGCAAGCAAGCCGACAAGCAGATCGTCATGGCTGAAGCTCAGCTGACGCAGTCGCGCCTCACCGCCGAACAAACGCTGGTGCTTGCAGAGGCCGATAGTCAGCAGGCGATCATGCAAGGCCGCGGCGAAGCACAACGGATCATGCAGATGGGGATTTCGGAGGCCGCAGTCCTCACTCAAAAAGTGGCCAGCTACGGCGACCCACGGTTGTTTGTCCTCGCACATGTGGGCGCAGCCCTCTCGAAGAGCACACAACCGTTGGTTCCAGAACGAGTCTTCCTATCCGGCGTGCCGGGAAATGGAGATGCTCATTCTGAAAACGGCGTCGCAGCCGGTAATTGCCAGCCGGCGATGACTGGACTAGTAGGAATGATCCTGCAATCGCTGCTCGCCGAACGATCGAGCTTTGCTGATCGGGAAGGTCCCGACCTTGCAGCGATTAAGGAACTGGCAACTCAGCTGACGCGTGAAACGCTACAGTCCATGAACAACTCGTTACCTGGCAATGGTCTCGCGGCTGAGTCAAATGCTATCATCGCTAAGTAA
- a CDS encoding sulfatase-like hydrolase/transferase — MRLLHKLTAPAIAIAAFCTALCPLFADESPISKRGPNIILIMADDFGFECVGANGSESYKTPHLDKLAGGGVRFTHCHVQPLCTPTRVQLMTGQYNIRNYLNFGTLPRQETTFAQLLKKGGYATGICGKWQLGREVDSPQHFGFDESCLWQHTRRPPRYANPGLEYNGVEKDFRNGEYGPTLVNDFALDFVTRHKDHPFLLYYPMALTHDPFQPTPDSADWDPKTMGEKAMQNPKYFADMVAYMDKMVGRLLAKLDELKLRENTLVIFLGDNGTSSAITSRFQGQNYRGGKGSMNERGTHVPLIVSWPAQIKKPAVNDNLISSTDILPTICAAGGVTTPEQIDGVSFLPQLHGEVGRPREWLYTWYSPRQGGDQAVRECAFDRHYKLYRGGMFFDLQTDPFEASPVDVKTLTGEAKTAAAKLQTVLDQFTGARPKELDGAVKTNAGGDTPKKKNQGKKKTKE; from the coding sequence ATGCGATTACTACACAAATTAACTGCACCGGCCATTGCCATCGCCGCGTTCTGCACCGCACTCTGTCCGCTTTTTGCCGATGAAAGTCCGATTTCCAAGCGTGGACCGAATATTATCCTGATCATGGCGGACGATTTCGGTTTTGAGTGCGTGGGAGCGAATGGAAGTGAATCGTATAAAACGCCGCATCTAGACAAATTGGCTGGGGGGGGAGTCCGCTTTACGCATTGTCACGTGCAGCCATTGTGTACGCCCACCCGCGTGCAGTTGATGACCGGGCAGTACAACATTCGTAATTACCTCAATTTCGGCACGCTGCCACGCCAAGAGACCACATTCGCGCAACTGTTAAAAAAGGGTGGCTATGCCACAGGCATCTGCGGCAAGTGGCAACTCGGTCGCGAGGTCGACTCTCCTCAACACTTCGGTTTCGATGAATCGTGTCTCTGGCAGCACACACGTCGGCCGCCCCGCTATGCCAATCCGGGTCTGGAATACAACGGAGTCGAGAAAGACTTTCGGAACGGTGAGTATGGTCCGACGCTCGTTAATGATTTCGCGCTCGACTTTGTCACGCGGCACAAGGACCACCCGTTTCTGCTGTACTACCCAATGGCGCTCACGCACGACCCATTTCAACCGACACCTGATAGCGCCGACTGGGATCCGAAGACAATGGGCGAGAAGGCGATGCAGAATCCGAAATACTTCGCCGACATGGTCGCCTACATGGACAAAATGGTCGGCCGCTTGCTCGCAAAACTCGACGAATTGAAGCTTCGCGAAAACACGCTGGTCATCTTTCTGGGAGACAATGGCACCAGCAGTGCCATCACCAGTCGTTTTCAAGGCCAGAATTATCGAGGCGGCAAAGGCTCGATGAACGAGCGCGGCACGCACGTGCCGCTGATCGTCAGTTGGCCGGCCCAAATCAAAAAGCCGGCTGTCAACGACAACCTGATCAGCAGCACCGATATCCTGCCGACAATTTGCGCCGCTGGCGGGGTCACGACTCCCGAGCAGATCGACGGCGTCAGCTTTCTGCCGCAGTTGCATGGTGAAGTTGGCCGGCCGCGCGAGTGGCTATACACTTGGTATTCGCCTCGCCAGGGGGGCGATCAGGCCGTGCGAGAGTGCGCGTTCGATCGTCACTACAAGTTGTACCGCGGCGGAATGTTCTTTGACCTGCAAACCGATCCGTTCGAAGCCAGCCCCGTGGACGTGAAGACGCTTACCGGCGAGGCCAAGACCGCCGCAGCGAAGTTACAAACAGTCCTCGACCAGTTCACAGGCGCGCGACCGAAAGAACTCGACGGCGCGGTGAAAACCAACGCCGGCGGCGACACGCCGAAAAAGAAGAACCAGGGAAAGAAAAAAACCAAGGAATAA